From Oncorhynchus mykiss isolate Arlee chromosome 25, USDA_OmykA_1.1, whole genome shotgun sequence, a single genomic window includes:
- the kcnk3b gene encoding potassium channel subfamily K member 3, which yields MKKQNVRTLVLIMSIFTYLLVGAAVFDTLESKQERSQKRKLDERKWELIQKYNLTKVNFDELEVVMLQLKPHKAGVQWKFAGSFYFAITVITTIGYGHAAPSTDSGKVFCMFYALLGIPLTLVMFQSMGERINTLVRFLFHRVKQCLGLHHTEVSMANMVTVGFFSCMSTLCVGAAAFSHYEGWSFFHAYYYCFITLTTIGFGDYVALQKDHALQNDPRYVAFCFVYILTGLTVIGAFLNLVVLRFLMMNTEDERRDAEQKALLSTRGEKNADGGLSAVSVSASTSSSTPLATTTGGTKRGPKDVYNEVLGFQTVCSCLWYRSRENLQGQGSIPMIINRDLGFSDQYVENCTMLSPQWDMMSSHYCEPGDTGCVCSPNQCISSIASGLNFLTPFRAFAKRRSSV from the exons ATGAAGAAACAGAACGTGCGTACCCTCGTTCTCATCATGAGCATCTTTACCTACCTGCTGGTCGGGGCAGCCGTCTTCGACACTCTGGAGTCGAAACAAGAGAGAAGCCAAAAGAGAAAGCTGGACGAGAGGAAGTGGGAGTTAATACAGAAATACAACTTGACCAAAGTGAACTTTGACGAGCTCGAAGTCGTGATGCTGCAACTGAAACCGCACAAAGCCGGGGTGCAGTGGAAATTCGCCGGATCTTTTTACTTCGCTATCACTGTGATAACTACAATAG gGTACGGCCATGCTGCACCCAGCACGGACTCAGGGAAGGTGTTCTGCATGTTCTACGCCCTCCTGGGGATCCCCCTGACCCTTGTCATGTTCCAGAGCATGGGAGAACGCATCAACACACTGGTCCGCTTCCTTTTCCATCGGGTCAAGCAGTGTCTGGGCCTGCACCACACCGAGGTGTCCATGGCCAACATGGTGACCGTCGGCTTCTTCTCCTGCATGTCAACGCTGTGTGTCGGGGCGGCAGCCTTCTCCCACTACGAGGGCTGGAGCTTCTTCCAcgcctactactactgcttcatCACCCTGACCACCATCGGCTTCGGGGACTACGTGGCGCTGCAGAAGGACCACGCCTTGCAGAACGACCCGCGCTACGTGGCCTTCTGCTTCGTATACATCTTGACGGGACTCACCGTGATCGGCGCCTTCCTCAACCTGGTTGTGTTGAGGTTCCTGATGATGAACACAGAGGACGAACGGCGCGACGCCGAGCAGAAAGCCCTCCTCTCCACGAGGGGTGAGAAGAACGCCGACGGCGGTCTGTCTGCTGTTTCTGTCTCggcctccacttcctcctccactcccctagCCACTACTACCGGCGGCACCAAGCGAGGCCCGAAGGATGTGTACAACGAGGTGCTGGGCTTCCAGACAGTGTGTTCGTGTCTGTGGTACCGCAGCAGGGAGAATCTGCAGGGCCAGGGATCCATCCCAATGATTATAAACCGGGACCTGGGCTTCTCTGACCAATACGTAGAGAACTGTACCATGCTCTCCCCTCAATGGGACATGATGTCCTCTCACTACTGTGAGCCAGGTGATACAGGGTGTGTATGCAGCCCTAACCAGTGCATCAGTTCCATAGCCTCTGGCTTAAACTTCCTCACCCCATTCAGGGCCTTCGCCAAGAGACGCAGCTCGGTCTAG